One window from the genome of Micromonospora aurantiaca ATCC 27029 encodes:
- the lnt gene encoding apolipoprotein N-acyltransferase has product MDREQPRATDGAPGDGGARPLPLTFAVPAAVLAGVALLLAFPPYGWWPLAPAGVALLAAAVHRRRLRAGAGLGFLTGVALFAPLLEWTNLHTGYLPWALLSLLQAAYLALLGAATAWVSPLADRHRAAWPLLTGVLWVGQEALRDRTPFGGFPWGRLAFSQDTSPLLKLAALGGAPLVTFAVAVAGGLLVTAAWRDWRRAPGQWRPVAGLTAALVALLAAGTAVPTGVRGAGDTVTVAIVQGNVPRLGLDFNAQRQAVLNNHVDATLELARRVAEGGQDRPDVVVWPENSSDIDPLRNPGAGERISQAADAIGAPILVGAVLVGPGRGEVRNAGLLWRPGTGPDLGQVYTKRHPVPFAEYVPLRSIARKVSSQVDRVRSDFVAGDRPGVLNTGPAVLGDVICFEVAYDGIVRDTVTGGAQLLVVQTNNATFDVAEARQQLAMVRLRAVEHGRAALMASTVGVSGFVSPDGRVDGATGFNTAAVVVRQMELGNGRTPATTAGVWPEVALTALAVAALAGAAVLRRRREVAPG; this is encoded by the coding sequence CTGGACCGGGAACAGCCGCGTGCCACCGACGGGGCACCCGGTGACGGCGGCGCGCGTCCCCTGCCGCTGACGTTCGCCGTGCCGGCCGCCGTGCTGGCCGGGGTGGCGCTGCTGCTGGCGTTCCCGCCGTACGGGTGGTGGCCGCTCGCGCCGGCCGGTGTGGCGTTGCTGGCCGCCGCGGTGCACCGGCGGCGGCTGCGCGCCGGCGCCGGGCTGGGCTTTCTGACCGGGGTGGCGTTGTTCGCGCCGCTGCTGGAGTGGACGAACCTGCACACCGGCTACCTGCCGTGGGCGCTGCTGTCGCTGTTGCAGGCCGCCTATCTGGCGCTGCTGGGCGCCGCCACCGCCTGGGTGTCGCCGCTCGCCGACCGGCACCGGGCGGCGTGGCCGCTGCTCACCGGTGTGCTGTGGGTGGGGCAGGAGGCGCTGCGTGACCGCACCCCGTTCGGCGGGTTCCCGTGGGGGCGGCTGGCGTTCAGCCAGGACACGTCGCCGCTGCTGAAGCTCGCGGCGCTCGGCGGCGCCCCGCTGGTCACGTTCGCCGTCGCGGTCGCCGGTGGGCTGCTGGTCACCGCCGCGTGGCGGGACTGGCGGCGTGCGCCCGGGCAGTGGCGGCCCGTCGCCGGGCTCACCGCCGCGTTGGTGGCGCTGCTCGCCGCCGGTACGGCCGTGCCGACCGGGGTACGCGGCGCGGGCGACACCGTGACCGTCGCGATCGTGCAGGGCAACGTGCCGCGTCTCGGGCTGGACTTCAACGCGCAGCGGCAGGCGGTGCTGAACAACCACGTCGACGCGACGCTGGAGCTGGCGCGTCGGGTCGCCGAGGGCGGGCAGGACCGTCCGGACGTGGTGGTGTGGCCGGAGAACTCCAGCGACATCGACCCGTTGCGCAACCCGGGCGCGGGGGAGCGGATCTCCCAGGCGGCCGACGCGATCGGCGCGCCGATCCTGGTCGGTGCGGTGCTGGTCGGGCCCGGCCGGGGTGAGGTGCGCAACGCGGGGCTGCTGTGGCGGCCGGGCACCGGCCCGGATCTGGGCCAGGTGTACACGAAGCGGCATCCGGTGCCGTTCGCCGAGTACGTGCCGCTGCGGTCCATCGCCCGCAAGGTCAGCTCCCAGGTCGACCGGGTCCGGTCCGATTTCGTAGCCGGTGACCGTCCCGGCGTGCTGAACACCGGCCCGGCGGTCCTCGGCGACGTGATCTGCTTCGAGGTCGCCTACGACGGCATCGTCCGGGACACCGTCACCGGCGGCGCGCAGCTGCTGGTGGTGCAGACGAACAACGCCACGTTCGACGTGGCCGAGGCCCGCCAGCAGCTGGCCATGGTGCGGCTGCGGGCCGTGGAGCACGGCCGGGCCGCGTTGATGGCCTCCACGGTCGGTGTGTCCGGGTTCGTTTCCCCGGACGGGCGGGTAGACGGTGCGACCGGGTTCAACACCGCCGCGGTGGTGGTGCGGCAGATGGAACTCGGTAACGGGCGTACCCCGGCGACCACTGCCGGGGTGTGGCCGGAGGTGGCGCTGACGGCGCTGGCGGTCGCGGCCCTGGCCGGTGCGGCCGTGCTGCGCCGCCGCCGGGAGGTCGCTCCCGGCTGA
- a CDS encoding polyprenol monophosphomannose synthase has product MGVAADRRTVGHPGVGRVLVVIPTYNEADNVGRIVARVREAAPAVDVLVADDNSPDGTGAIADTIADGDPGVHVLHRAGKEGLGAAYLAGFAWARTRGYDAVVEMDADGSHAPEDLPALLHAARDADVVIGSRWTRGARVLNWPWRRLLLSRVGNLYARLALGMPVSDATGGYRVYRASALDAIDLGSVRSQGYAFQVELSRLAHRAGVRIVEVPITFAEREHGDSKMSPLIVAEALWRVTRWGVRDRLATAPSRPDALARWP; this is encoded by the coding sequence GTGGGCGTGGCAGCCGACAGGCGGACGGTCGGCCATCCCGGGGTGGGGCGGGTCCTGGTGGTCATCCCCACCTACAACGAGGCCGACAACGTCGGGCGCATCGTCGCCCGGGTACGCGAGGCGGCGCCGGCGGTGGACGTCCTCGTCGCCGACGACAACAGCCCCGACGGCACCGGCGCGATCGCCGACACGATCGCCGACGGCGATCCGGGGGTGCACGTGCTGCACCGGGCCGGCAAGGAAGGACTCGGCGCGGCCTATCTGGCCGGGTTCGCCTGGGCGCGCACGCGCGGCTACGACGCAGTGGTGGAGATGGACGCCGACGGCTCGCACGCCCCGGAGGACCTGCCGGCGCTGCTGCACGCCGCCCGCGACGCCGACGTGGTGATCGGTTCCCGGTGGACGCGCGGCGCGCGGGTGCTGAACTGGCCGTGGCGGCGGCTGCTGCTGTCCCGGGTGGGCAACCTGTACGCGCGGCTGGCGCTGGGCATGCCGGTCAGCGACGCCACCGGCGGCTACCGGGTGTACCGGGCCAGCGCGCTGGACGCGATCGACCTGGGTTCGGTGCGGTCCCAGGGGTACGCGTTCCAGGTGGAGCTGTCGCGGCTGGCGCACCGCGCCGGGGTGCGGATCGTGGAGGTGCCGATCACGTTCGCCGAGCGGGAACACGGCGACAGCAAGATGAGCCCGCTGATCGTGGCGGAGGCGCTGTGGCGGGTCACCCGCTGGGGGGTGCGGGACCGCCTGGCGACCGCGCCGTCACGCCCGGACGCGCTCGCGCGCTGGCCTTGA